In Acidobacteriota bacterium, one genomic interval encodes:
- a CDS encoding gamma-glutamyltransferase, whose protein sequence is MKKTRLRALCLAAWFVLATPAAFAGAADEATVDLSPANWSDREALEELNAFFETDKPLAEGENGVVSGTTGPAAVRAGLEALRQGGTAADAVIATALTQISLAGGAWVSYAGIFNLVYYEAESGEVFNINGAYDTVRGETEPMTIPTSTTIGAKHQPSGRTALVPGFFGGLGATHDRFGKLPWASLFEPAIHYAENGVLLGSIHTSMIERRKEALSRLPSTRSIFTDDDGAFLGEGDMLRQPELASTLRAVADQGIDYVYRGPWAERLVEAVQRDGGKLSMEDMRSYEALTASPVHSTYNGFDVYGHGLPAQGGVHVAEVLNLSEAAGLRDMGHYAKSPETFFWVNQMTNLMSLVFLPEPMRRTLYGDLDATLAGRTSKENAAGLWKRMQSGIAPLTKVPAPVDPKHSDAIVAIDAYGNVAAVVHTINTSAWGDTAIFVDGISIPDSAAFQQALIAETGPGKRLPDPTEPMIVLRDGKPVAALASIGSGLHQKTISVLLNLLDWEMDIKQAIDAPSPHLPAFGPMGSPSTQVIEGDFSPELLEAARGLGLQIKVVPAGIESRAPRGYVVGATIGEDGKRRAAATTLLSGLALSH, encoded by the coding sequence ATGAAGAAGACAAGGCTCCGCGCACTCTGCCTCGCCGCCTGGTTCGTCCTCGCCACGCCTGCCGCGTTCGCCGGCGCGGCCGACGAGGCGACGGTCGACCTCAGCCCGGCCAACTGGAGCGACCGCGAGGCGCTCGAGGAGCTGAACGCCTTCTTCGAGACGGACAAGCCGCTGGCCGAAGGCGAGAACGGCGTAGTCAGCGGCACCACCGGACCGGCGGCGGTCAGGGCGGGCCTCGAAGCCCTCCGCCAGGGCGGCACCGCCGCGGACGCCGTGATCGCCACCGCGCTCACCCAGATCTCGCTGGCCGGCGGCGCCTGGGTCAGCTACGCCGGGATCTTCAACCTCGTCTACTACGAGGCGGAGAGCGGCGAAGTGTTCAACATCAACGGCGCCTACGACACGGTCCGTGGCGAGACCGAGCCGATGACGATCCCGACCTCGACGACGATCGGCGCCAAGCACCAGCCGAGCGGACGCACCGCCCTGGTGCCGGGCTTCTTCGGCGGTCTCGGCGCCACGCACGACCGCTTCGGGAAGCTGCCGTGGGCCAGCCTCTTCGAACCGGCGATCCACTACGCGGAGAACGGCGTCCTGCTCGGCTCCATCCACACGAGCATGATCGAGCGGCGCAAGGAAGCGCTCTCCCGCCTGCCTTCTACCCGCAGCATCTTCACCGACGACGACGGCGCCTTTCTTGGCGAGGGCGACATGCTCCGGCAGCCGGAACTCGCCTCGACTCTCCGCGCCGTCGCCGACCAGGGGATCGACTACGTCTACCGCGGTCCCTGGGCCGAACGGCTGGTCGAGGCGGTCCAGCGCGACGGCGGCAAGCTCTCGATGGAGGACATGCGGAGCTACGAAGCCCTCACAGCCTCGCCCGTGCACTCCACCTACAACGGCTTCGACGTCTACGGCCACGGCCTGCCGGCGCAGGGCGGCGTCCACGTCGCCGAGGTGCTCAACCTCTCCGAGGCGGCCGGGCTGCGCGACATGGGTCACTATGCGAAGTCGCCGGAGACCTTCTTCTGGGTCAACCAGATGACCAACCTGATGAGCCTCGTCTTCCTGCCCGAACCGATGCGCCGCACGCTGTACGGCGACCTCGACGCCACCCTGGCGGGCCGGACCAGCAAGGAGAACGCCGCGGGTCTCTGGAAGAGGATGCAGTCGGGCATCGCTCCCCTGACGAAGGTCCCCGCCCCGGTCGATCCGAAGCACTCGGACGCCATCGTCGCCATCGACGCGTACGGCAACGTCGCCGCGGTCGTCCACACGATCAACACGTCGGCCTGGGGCGACACCGCGATCTTCGTCGACGGCATCTCGATCCCCGACTCGGCGGCCTTCCAGCAGGCGCTGATCGCCGAGACCGGCCCCGGCAAGCGGCTCCCCGACCCGACCGAGCCGATGATCGTCTTGCGGGACGGCAAGCCGGTGGCCGCCCTCGCCTCCATCGGCTCCGGCCTGCACCAGAAGACGATCAGCGTCCTCCTGAACCTGCTCGACTGGGAGATGGACATCAAGCAGGCGATCGACGCTCCGTCGCCGCACCTGCCGGCGTTCGGCCCCATGGGTTCTCCCAGCACGCAGGTCATCGAAGGCGACTTCTCTCCCGAACTGCTCGAGGCGGCGCGCGGGCTCGGGCTCCAGATCAAGGTCGTGCCGGCCGGCATCGAGTCGCGGGCGCCGCGCGGCTACGTCGTCGGGGCGACGATCGGTGAGGACGGCAAGCGGCGCGCCGCGGCGACCACCCTGCTCAGCGGTCTGGCGCTGTCGCACTGA
- a CDS encoding SDR family NAD(P)-dependent oxidoreductase — MGQARSTDLADKVAIVTGGGSGIGRAVTHGLVKDGYHVLIAGRREDRLVATKSGAGDPDKVRTVAADISTVEGVQAVFDRLTSAFGRLDLLFNNAGTGAPPVPIEDLTLEQWNRVVGVNLTGAFLCTQRAVRLMKEQDPQGGRIINNGSISAHVPRPNSAPYTATKHAITGLTRSTSLDGRRFNIACGQIDIGNAYTRMTARMSEGVAQPDGRTKPEPTIDVRAVVDAVRYMAALPLDANVPFLTVMANQMPFMGRG; from the coding sequence ATGGGGCAAGCGAGGAGCACGGACTTGGCAGACAAAGTCGCAATCGTCACCGGCGGCGGCAGCGGGATCGGCCGCGCCGTGACGCACGGATTGGTCAAAGACGGCTACCACGTGCTCATTGCCGGCCGCCGCGAGGATCGGCTGGTCGCAACGAAGAGCGGCGCGGGCGATCCCGACAAGGTCCGGACAGTAGCCGCGGACATCAGCACCGTGGAGGGTGTTCAGGCGGTGTTCGACCGCCTGACGAGCGCGTTTGGCCGGCTGGACCTGCTGTTCAACAACGCCGGCACCGGCGCGCCGCCCGTGCCGATCGAGGACCTGACCCTCGAACAGTGGAACCGGGTGGTCGGGGTCAACCTGACCGGCGCCTTTCTCTGCACGCAACGGGCGGTCAGGCTGATGAAGGAACAGGATCCCCAGGGCGGACGGATCATCAACAACGGTTCCATCTCCGCGCACGTGCCGCGCCCGAACTCCGCTCCGTACACGGCCACGAAGCATGCGATCACCGGGCTCACGCGGTCGACCTCGTTGGACGGCCGCAGGTTCAACATCGCCTGCGGACAGATCGACATCGGCAACGCCTACACGCGAATGACCGCGCGGATGTCCGAGGGCGTGGCCCAGCCCGACGGCAGAACAAAGCCGGAGCCCACGATCGACGTGCGCGCCGTCGTCGACGCGGTGCGCTACATGGCCGCGCTCCCGCTCGACGCGAACGTGCCCTTCCTGACGGTGATGGCGAACCAGATGCCGTTCATGGGGCGCGGTTGA
- a CDS encoding peptide MFS transporter, producing the protein MSFWRRIPVFRDHPPGLGVCFLVEMWERFSYYGMRALLIFYLTQHFLFSDSRAFVLYGAYASMVYLLPVLGGAVADRWLGPRKGVTFGALLLVAGHFLMTIEGPAATEISSAGGLVVERSDFHLSLFYLALALIATGVGFLKTNASTVVGALYEKGDPRRDSGFTVFYMGINLGAAVAPLLCGWLGQTYGWRYGFGLAGVGMLAGLLLYLRGQKYLRGHADPPRPEALREHVIPGLPREGAIYLASLGLVGGVWWVLQHPPVVGGLLSATGAALGLFILYYALRRCDRTERDQLLACAVLVAFTIGFWAFYEQMGSSLNLFADRMVDREFFGFEIPASTLQSLPAIYVIALAPLFSWLWIALGRRGREPSTPIKFVLAIVQISLAFLVLVLGSALRPDDGKVALIWFALTFLLMVTGELCLAPVGMSMVTRLSPKKIVSTMMGSFMLAYAASSYISGLIARLTSATTVGGEVADFEAALSTYGNVYTRIGLLALLVAAVLGALTPLLVRWMHTSRSRSA; encoded by the coding sequence GTGAGCTTTTGGCGAAGGATCCCGGTCTTCCGCGACCACCCGCCTGGACTGGGCGTCTGCTTCCTGGTCGAGATGTGGGAGCGCTTCTCGTACTACGGGATGCGGGCGCTGCTCATCTTCTACCTGACGCAGCACTTTCTCTTCAGCGACAGCCGCGCCTTCGTGCTCTACGGCGCCTACGCGTCGATGGTCTACCTGCTGCCGGTGCTCGGCGGCGCGGTGGCGGACCGCTGGCTCGGCCCGCGCAAGGGGGTCACCTTCGGCGCCCTGCTGCTGGTCGCCGGCCACTTCCTGATGACGATCGAGGGTCCGGCGGCGACGGAGATTTCGTCCGCCGGAGGGCTCGTCGTCGAGCGCAGCGATTTCCACCTGAGCCTGTTCTACCTGGCGCTGGCGCTGATCGCGACCGGCGTCGGATTCCTCAAGACGAACGCCTCCACGGTCGTCGGCGCCCTCTACGAGAAAGGCGATCCGCGCCGGGATTCCGGCTTCACCGTCTTCTACATGGGGATCAACCTGGGCGCGGCGGTCGCGCCCCTGCTCTGCGGCTGGCTGGGCCAGACCTACGGCTGGCGCTACGGCTTCGGCCTCGCCGGCGTCGGCATGCTCGCCGGATTGCTGCTCTACCTGAGGGGCCAGAAGTACCTCCGCGGCCACGCGGATCCGCCGCGGCCGGAAGCTCTGAGGGAGCACGTGATTCCAGGGCTTCCTCGCGAAGGCGCCATCTACCTCGCGAGCCTGGGCCTCGTCGGCGGGGTCTGGTGGGTGCTCCAGCATCCGCCGGTCGTCGGCGGCCTGCTGTCGGCCACCGGCGCGGCGCTGGGCCTCTTCATCCTCTACTACGCGCTGCGACGGTGCGACCGGACGGAGCGCGACCAGCTTCTGGCCTGCGCCGTCCTGGTGGCCTTCACCATCGGCTTCTGGGCTTTCTACGAGCAGATGGGCAGCTCGCTCAACCTCTTCGCCGACCGCATGGTCGACCGCGAGTTCTTCGGGTTCGAGATTCCGGCCTCCACGCTGCAATCCCTGCCGGCGATCTATGTCATCGCACTGGCGCCGCTGTTCAGTTGGTTGTGGATCGCGCTCGGCCGGCGCGGCCGGGAGCCCTCGACACCCATCAAGTTCGTACTCGCGATCGTCCAGATCAGTCTCGCCTTCCTTGTACTGGTGCTAGGCAGCGCCCTGCGGCCGGACGACGGCAAGGTCGCTCTGATCTGGTTCGCCCTCACCTTCCTGCTGATGGTGACCGGCGAGCTCTGTCTGGCGCCGGTCGGCATGTCGATGGTGACCCGGCTCTCGCCGAAGAAGATCGTCTCGACGATGATGGGGTCCTTCATGCTCGCCTACGCGGCGTCGAGCTACATCTCGGGGTTGATCGCCCGGCTGACGAGCGCCACGACGGTCGGAGGAGAGGTCGCCGACTTTGAAGCGGCGCTCTCCACGTACGGCAACGTCTACACCAGGATCGGGCTGCTGGCTCTGCTCGTCGCGGCGGTCCTCGGTGCGCTGACGCCTCTGCTCGTGCGCTGGATGCACACTTCCAGGTCACGGTCGGCGTAA
- a CDS encoding M3 family metallopeptidase — protein MATGTEAASLLEPWPDEAGIGVGLPPFERLEPRGLEEALELATGERREAVAAIASDPRPPTFENTVEALEVSAVPLARLENLLRHLASTGSGEEMQALHQRMAPRLAALEHEIAGQRNLLERIAAVLEQECLTAEQRRLTEVLRERLRLRGAGLEPEARARWTQVSARLSELQVQFMRNLTAEQDALVLWLADEDDLDGLGCERRAAMADAANKRGRPGQWALPIQRPMVWPFLTRSRRRELREEVWKLWMGRGANDGEHDNRPVMAEILRLRGEKARLLGYSSYADLAMDTRMAANPQAALDLLLEVWRAVEATTRRQLAELEKLARADGLDGELQAWDRLYYAERYRQSHFGLDADAARPYLSLDAVKSALFWSAERLYGLRFRRLDDAPAYHPEVEAFLVHRGDDPLGVLWLDLHQRDGKSPGSWQAQLQARSSHPVPSRGHTVVVSSLPRPRDGEPALLVWELANVLFHEFGHALHMLLCRAGYPSLGSLAVEWDFIELPALLNELWLRDRELLSRHARHVGTGEPMPEELVASLDEALRYDRIFSLTLEYLATAIVDLRLHQLADGQAIDAMAVEEEVLSELGVPAAVEPLLRVPHAVHTFSEEVYAAGVYSYLWADVLAAEVAGAFERAPGRLWDTQVADRYRETILEAGSTAPAAELFRALIDREPSPTALLDRFGL, from the coding sequence GTGGCCACCGGTACCGAAGCAGCCTCGCTGCTCGAGCCCTGGCCGGACGAAGCCGGCATTGGTGTCGGTCTCCCGCCGTTCGAGCGGCTCGAACCGCGCGGCCTCGAGGAGGCGCTCGAACTCGCCACCGGCGAGCGTCGCGAAGCCGTCGCCGCGATCGCAAGCGATCCGCGGCCACCGACGTTCGAGAACACGGTCGAGGCGCTCGAGGTCAGCGCCGTGCCGCTGGCGCGCCTCGAGAATCTGCTGCGACACCTGGCCAGCACCGGATCGGGCGAGGAGATGCAGGCACTGCACCAGCGGATGGCGCCGCGACTTGCGGCCCTCGAGCACGAGATCGCGGGCCAGCGCAACCTGCTGGAACGAATCGCCGCGGTGCTCGAGCAGGAGTGCCTGACGGCGGAGCAAAGGCGACTCACCGAAGTGCTGCGGGAGCGTCTTCGCCTCCGCGGTGCGGGTCTCGAACCCGAGGCGCGGGCACGCTGGACGCAGGTAAGCGCCCGCCTCTCAGAGCTCCAGGTGCAGTTCATGCGCAATCTGACGGCCGAGCAGGACGCGCTCGTTCTCTGGCTCGCCGACGAAGACGATCTCGATGGCTTAGGCTGTGAGCGGCGCGCGGCCATGGCGGACGCCGCCAACAAGCGCGGACGGCCCGGACAGTGGGCGCTGCCGATCCAGCGTCCGATGGTGTGGCCCTTTCTCACACGATCGCGGCGCCGCGAACTGCGCGAGGAGGTCTGGAAGCTCTGGATGGGCCGCGGCGCCAACGACGGCGAGCACGACAACCGGCCGGTGATGGCCGAGATCCTCCGTCTGCGCGGAGAGAAGGCCCGGCTGCTCGGCTACTCGTCCTACGCGGATCTGGCGATGGATACCCGAATGGCGGCCAACCCGCAGGCCGCGCTCGACCTGCTGCTGGAAGTCTGGCGCGCCGTGGAAGCCACCACGCGACGACAGCTCGCCGAGTTGGAGAAGCTGGCCCGGGCGGACGGGCTGGACGGGGAGTTGCAGGCCTGGGATCGCCTCTACTACGCGGAGAGGTACCGGCAGTCGCACTTCGGTCTGGACGCCGACGCGGCACGCCCCTACCTGTCCCTCGACGCCGTGAAGTCGGCCCTGTTCTGGAGCGCGGAGCGTCTGTACGGTCTCCGCTTTCGCCGGCTTGACGATGCGCCCGCCTACCATCCCGAGGTCGAGGCGTTCCTGGTCCACCGCGGCGACGACCCGCTCGGCGTGCTCTGGCTCGACCTCCATCAGCGGGACGGCAAATCGCCCGGTTCGTGGCAGGCGCAACTGCAGGCTCGCTCCTCTCACCCGGTACCGAGCCGCGGCCACACCGTGGTCGTATCCAGCCTGCCCAGGCCGCGGGACGGCGAGCCCGCGCTCCTCGTCTGGGAACTCGCCAACGTGCTCTTCCACGAGTTCGGTCATGCGCTGCACATGCTCCTCTGCCGGGCCGGCTATCCGTCGCTGGGCAGCCTCGCCGTCGAATGGGACTTCATCGAGCTGCCCGCGCTGCTCAACGAGCTCTGGTTGCGGGATCGGGAACTGCTCTCCCGGCACGCTCGCCACGTCGGGACCGGCGAACCGATGCCCGAAGAACTCGTCGCCTCGCTCGACGAGGCGCTGCGCTACGACCGGATCTTCAGCCTCACGCTCGAGTACCTGGCAACCGCGATCGTCGACCTCAGGCTCCACCAGCTCGCCGACGGCCAAGCCATCGACGCCATGGCGGTGGAAGAAGAGGTCCTGTCCGAACTCGGCGTACCGGCAGCCGTCGAGCCGCTGCTGCGGGTCCCCCACGCCGTGCACACCTTCTCGGAGGAGGTCTACGCCGCCGGCGTCTACTCCTACCTCTGGGCCGACGTCCTGGCCGCCGAGGTCGCCGGTGCGTTCGAGCGGGCGCCCGGCAGGCTGTGGGACACGCAGGTCGCCGACCGCTATCGCGAGACGATTCTGGAAGCGGGAAGCACCGCGCCGGCCGCCGAGCTGTTTCGCGCTCTCATCGACCGGGAGCCCTCACCGACGGCGCTGCTCGACAGGTTCGGCCTTTGA
- a CDS encoding MFS transporter gives MSGNPALGRGVLGAYGAPSFAQAFIHGPAISILQGIYAKFFGLSLQEIAFVILISRIFDAVNDPIVGFLSDRYRARHGTRKPWLLGGSLIAVIACWFLYVPSGEVTMWSFLFWYLLADIGWTVSEVPYSAWLAEISDDYEERARITTWRTMGRFLGLQAFFGLPMALQSITGSTDFTPETLRWAAGLAAVALLGTALVATLVVPNGRSREESSAGDGSSSLVDAGRAVAGNRPLLSFTGMFAIGGLGAGIASGLSFFYIDGYLQLGEQLSVVMVISIPISLVATPVWGTLCRRFGKQQAWAVGYVGAGVASLSYYFIGPGENAALLLITALLVVNALIVVEAVAAPAVLADVVDYGRLRFRDDHAGSYFAFYAMVQKINVGIGAALGLLIAGTFGFDATVTTQSASGRFGLLLAFSLLPAAFLCIAAMWIWRFPIDRRRHAVIIAAIERRAAREIES, from the coding sequence ATGAGCGGTAACCCGGCGCTCGGCCGCGGCGTCCTCGGCGCCTACGGAGCGCCCTCGTTCGCGCAGGCCTTCATTCACGGTCCGGCGATCTCCATCCTGCAGGGCATCTACGCCAAGTTCTTCGGGCTCAGTCTCCAGGAGATCGCGTTCGTCATCCTGATCTCGCGCATCTTCGACGCGGTCAACGACCCGATCGTCGGCTTTCTCTCCGATCGCTACCGGGCTCGCCACGGCACCCGCAAGCCCTGGCTCCTGGGAGGCTCCCTCATTGCCGTCATCGCCTGCTGGTTCCTCTACGTGCCCAGCGGCGAGGTGACGATGTGGTCCTTCCTCTTCTGGTATCTCCTGGCCGACATCGGCTGGACGGTCTCGGAAGTGCCCTACAGCGCCTGGCTGGCGGAGATTTCCGACGACTATGAAGAGCGAGCGCGGATCACCACCTGGCGTACGATGGGTCGCTTTCTCGGTCTGCAGGCCTTCTTCGGGCTGCCCATGGCACTGCAATCGATCACCGGCTCCACCGACTTCACGCCGGAGACGCTGCGCTGGGCGGCGGGGCTGGCGGCGGTCGCGCTGCTCGGCACCGCCCTCGTCGCCACCCTGGTCGTGCCCAACGGACGGTCGCGTGAGGAATCGTCGGCCGGCGACGGATCATCCTCCCTCGTGGACGCCGGACGCGCCGTTGCCGGCAACCGGCCGCTCCTGAGCTTCACGGGGATGTTCGCCATCGGCGGACTCGGCGCCGGCATCGCCTCGGGCCTCTCGTTCTTCTACATCGACGGCTACCTGCAGCTCGGCGAGCAGCTTTCCGTGGTGATGGTCATCAGCATTCCGATCAGCCTGGTCGCCACTCCCGTCTGGGGCACGCTCTGCCGCCGGTTCGGCAAGCAACAGGCATGGGCAGTGGGCTACGTCGGCGCCGGCGTCGCCTCGCTCAGCTACTACTTCATCGGCCCCGGGGAGAACGCCGCGCTCCTGCTCATCACGGCCCTGCTCGTCGTCAACGCCCTGATCGTGGTGGAGGCGGTGGCGGCGCCGGCCGTGCTGGCGGACGTCGTCGACTACGGCCGCCTGCGGTTTCGCGACGACCACGCCGGCAGCTACTTCGCCTTCTACGCCATGGTGCAGAAGATCAACGTCGGCATCGGCGCCGCGCTGGGCCTCCTGATCGCGGGGACGTTCGGCTTCGACGCCACCGTCACGACCCAGAGCGCGAGCGGCCGGTTCGGCCTGCTGCTCGCCTTCTCGCTGCTGCCGGCGGCGTTCCTCTGCATTGCCGCGATGTGGATCTGGCGCTTCCCGATCGACCGTCGACGACATGCCGTCATCATCGCGGCGATCGAGCGCAGAGCCGCGCGCGAGATCGAATCCTGA
- a CDS encoding membrane dipeptidase → MEISERAAALHRESIVIDGHCDILIPVSDGKVKLDQGVELPDSEGWQPPLGFDIGPFALFGMSAHTVWFGCMGQYDLPRWREGGITSQLCAVYLDDEQLNSPLHRGLEMTWNLHHEVERLDDLVLATSVAEIRQAKKDGRVALVFSFEGCEALGADPRFLDLYYKLGLRVASLTHTRRNIYADGCWAADDQGGLTAAGKALIDRMVELNIVVDLVHIGERGYWEILDRVDRPVILSHTTPTMFPNSDPESRLGGGTLPRTRLELPRDRKMLEAIAENGGVLGLIHITHRNLSEVVDDIETALDVMGPDHIGMGSDHYGIELAPEGLEHIGKVPAITEELLRRGHSDGTIRKFLGENYLRVFEEVWGR, encoded by the coding sequence ATGGAGATCTCTGAGCGCGCCGCCGCTCTTCACCGCGAATCGATCGTGATCGACGGTCACTGCGACATCCTGATTCCCGTCAGCGACGGCAAGGTGAAGCTCGACCAAGGGGTCGAACTCCCCGACTCCGAGGGCTGGCAGCCGCCGCTCGGCTTCGACATCGGCCCCTTCGCCCTGTTCGGGATGTCGGCGCACACCGTCTGGTTCGGGTGCATGGGCCAGTACGACCTGCCGCGCTGGCGGGAAGGCGGCATCACCTCGCAGCTCTGCGCGGTCTACCTCGACGACGAGCAGCTCAACAGCCCGCTGCATCGTGGGCTCGAGATGACCTGGAACCTGCACCACGAGGTCGAGCGGCTCGACGACCTGGTGCTCGCCACTTCAGTGGCCGAGATCCGCCAGGCGAAGAAGGACGGACGCGTCGCCCTGGTCTTCTCCTTCGAGGGCTGCGAAGCGCTGGGCGCCGACCCGCGCTTCCTCGATCTGTACTACAAGCTCGGCCTGCGGGTGGCCAGCCTGACCCACACCCGCCGCAACATCTACGCCGACGGCTGCTGGGCCGCCGACGACCAGGGCGGGCTGACGGCCGCCGGCAAGGCACTGATCGACCGGATGGTGGAACTGAACATCGTCGTCGACCTGGTGCACATCGGCGAGCGCGGCTACTGGGAGATCCTCGACCGCGTCGACCGTCCAGTCATCCTCTCCCACACGACGCCCACCATGTTTCCCAACAGCGACCCGGAGTCGCGCCTCGGCGGAGGTACGCTCCCTCGAACGCGCCTTGAGTTGCCGCGCGACCGGAAGATGCTGGAGGCGATCGCCGAGAACGGCGGCGTGCTGGGACTCATCCACATCACCCACCGCAACCTGTCCGAGGTCGTCGACGACATCGAGACCGCGCTCGACGTGATGGGCCCGGACCACATCGGCATGGGCAGCGACCACTACGGCATCGAACTCGCGCCCGAGGGCCTGGAGCACATCGGCAAGGTCCCCGCCATCACCGAGGAACTGCTCCGCCGAGGCCACAGCGACGGGACGATCCGCAAGTTCCTCGGCGAGAACTACCTCCGCGTCTTCGAGGAGGTCTGGGGGCGGTAG
- a CDS encoding alpha/beta hydrolase, which translates to MIDEYGDVEVAPGATIRFRTVGPVDGVPLMLGLPLMASHTDIFGPESAATIDGYLDRLTDAYRVLLVDYPNIGGSTSPPAKEMTARRVCSDLLATADAAGFEDFVYWAYSWGAAAGLQLAARSDRLSALTIGGWPPLGGQYADILRAARRQVDDPPQSARVVLREAAQYAQWVTFYESVLDWPEQRAVAGIDCPRMVFFGGSGDVDPGGEDIRIASTVRERRDELERLGWTVHEFPGRDHSLCLDPGTVVPPVRAFLDQALSRAPSDER; encoded by the coding sequence GTGATCGACGAGTACGGCGACGTCGAGGTCGCGCCGGGCGCCACGATCCGATTCCGCACCGTGGGGCCGGTGGACGGAGTGCCCCTGATGCTCGGCCTGCCGCTCATGGCGTCCCACACCGACATCTTCGGACCCGAGAGCGCGGCCACGATCGACGGCTATCTCGACCGGTTGACCGACGCCTACCGGGTCCTGCTCGTCGACTACCCGAACATCGGAGGCAGCACCTCGCCGCCGGCGAAGGAGATGACGGCCCGGCGCGTCTGCTCGGATCTGCTGGCGACCGCCGACGCGGCTGGCTTCGAGGACTTCGTCTACTGGGCGTACTCGTGGGGGGCCGCCGCCGGCCTTCAACTGGCCGCACGCAGCGATCGCCTGTCGGCCCTGACTATCGGCGGCTGGCCGCCCCTGGGAGGTCAGTACGCCGACATTCTCCGGGCCGCGCGCCGCCAGGTCGACGATCCACCGCAGTCGGCCCGGGTCGTCCTCCGCGAAGCGGCCCAGTACGCCCAGTGGGTGACGTTCTACGAGAGCGTGCTCGACTGGCCGGAGCAGCGGGCCGTAGCGGGGATCGACTGTCCCCGGATGGTGTTCTTCGGCGGCAGTGGCGACGTCGACCCCGGCGGTGAGGACATCCGGATCGCGAGCACCGTTCGGGAGCGGCGGGACGAGCTTGAGCGGCTCGGCTGGACCGTGCACGAGTTCCCGGGGCGCGACCACTCCCTGTGCCTCGATCCAGGAACGGTCGTGCCACCGGTACGGGCCTTCCTCGACCAAGCGCTCTCGCGGGCGCCATCCGATGAGCGGTAA
- a CDS encoding alpha/beta hydrolase produces the protein MTGARQLALAFLSRDLAGVWTAGGTLAIGTAVAFRSDGSVRIAAVAVAGLGVLLVLGTLRHLLSLRKARALHLPPGVLVRVGGRRIHVLAEGDAGGRPPVVWMPGGHAGGLALHHLHSELRKEARSILIDRPGTGWSDPGPFPRTTDREADEVLAALEAAGEEGPFVLAGHSFGGLLFAAAARRSPRSVAALLLMDATPPDTIVYGPPIPGLARMRWRPVLVGVLQLFGLDELAERLSREPPNPEYERLDRLIREQLGEAWHIARALERGPRAACASASIFDELRPEGMASIAWTTLPYEGDLDGIPVRLVAPGDMRDFDQVAETIDEEAPTPGQLDAARLQRFYMRSRERYLTLSNLSERVVAPPGTAHNFLYEAPDFVIDVVRRTLGRLDAGSPRKAES, from the coding sequence ATGACAGGCGCCCGGCAACTCGCGCTCGCGTTCCTGAGCCGTGATCTCGCCGGCGTGTGGACCGCCGGCGGAACACTGGCGATCGGGACGGCCGTGGCGTTCCGAAGCGACGGCTCAGTGCGGATTGCCGCCGTGGCTGTTGCAGGGTTGGGCGTTCTGCTCGTGCTGGGGACGCTCCGCCATCTGCTGAGCCTAAGGAAGGCGCGCGCTCTCCACCTGCCGCCCGGCGTGCTGGTCAGGGTCGGAGGCCGCCGCATTCACGTGCTGGCGGAAGGAGACGCCGGCGGGCGGCCGCCGGTCGTCTGGATGCCCGGTGGACACGCGGGTGGTCTGGCGCTCCATCACCTGCACAGTGAGCTGCGCAAGGAAGCGCGTTCGATTCTGATCGATCGACCCGGAACCGGCTGGAGCGATCCGGGACCGTTCCCGCGCACGACCGACCGTGAGGCCGATGAAGTGCTCGCGGCTCTCGAAGCCGCCGGAGAGGAGGGGCCCTTCGTCCTCGCCGGCCACTCTTTCGGCGGCCTGCTCTTCGCGGCCGCAGCACGGCGGAGCCCCCGGAGCGTCGCGGCGCTGCTGCTGATGGACGCGACTCCCCCGGACACGATCGTCTACGGGCCGCCGATTCCCGGCCTGGCGCGCATGCGGTGGCGCCCGGTACTCGTAGGGGTGCTCCAGCTCTTCGGCCTGGACGAACTCGCCGAGCGCCTGTCCCGGGAACCGCCGAACCCCGAGTACGAGCGTCTCGACCGGCTGATCCGCGAGCAACTGGGCGAGGCCTGGCACATCGCCCGCGCCCTGGAGCGTGGCCCGCGGGCCGCCTGCGCCAGCGCTTCCATCTTCGACGAACTCAGGCCCGAAGGCATGGCATCCATCGCCTGGACGACTCTCCCCTACGAGGGCGACCTCGACGGCATTCCGGTCCGGCTCGTCGCGCCCGGCGACATGCGGGACTTCGACCAGGTCGCCGAGACGATCGACGAGGAAGCGCCGACGCCCGGTCAACTCGACGCGGCGCGGCTGCAGCGCTTCTACATGCGCAGCCGCGAGCGCTACCTCACCCTCTCCAACCTCTCCGAGCGTGTCGTAGCGCCTCCCGGAACGGCGCACAACTTCCTCTACGAAGCGCCCGACTTCGTGATCGATGTCGTGCGCCGGACGCTCGGCCGGCTGGACGCCGGCTCACCCCGGAAGGCAGAGTCGTGA